One part of the Equus caballus isolate H_3958 breed thoroughbred chromosome 30, TB-T2T, whole genome shotgun sequence genome encodes these proteins:
- the DEGS1 gene encoding sphingolipid delta(4)-desaturase DES1 translates to MGSRVSREDFEWVYTDQPHATRRREILAKYPEIKSLMKPDPNLIWIIIVMVLTQLVAFYLVKDLDWKWVVFWAYAFGSCVNHSMTLAIHEVSHNSAFGHYRAMWNRWFGIFANLPIGVPYSISFKRYHMDHHRYLGGDGIDVDIPTDFEGWFFCTTFRKFIWVILQPLFYAFRPLFINPKPISYLEIINTVIQITFDIIVYYVFGIKSLFYMLAASLLGLGLHPISGHFIAEHYMFLKGHETYSYYGPLNLLTFNVGYHNEHHDFPNIPGKSLPLVRKIAAEYYDSLPHYQSWIKVLYDFVTDDTISPYSRMKRHQKGEVELE, encoded by the exons cAAAGTATCCAGAGATAAAATCCTTGATGAAACCTGACCCCAACTTGATATGGATTATAATTGTGATGGTCCTCACTCAGTTGGTTGCGTTTTATCTAGTGAAGGACTTGGACTGGAAATGGGTTGTATTTTGGGCATACGCTTTTGGCAGCTGCGTTAACCATTCAATGACTCTGGCTATTCACGAAGTTTCCCACAATAGCGCCTTTGGCCACTACAGAGCCATGTGGAATCGCTGGTTTGGAATATTTGCTAATCTTCCTATCGGCGTTCCGTATTCAATTTCCTTTAAGAGATATCACATGGATCATCATCGGTACCTCGGAGGCGACGGCATCGATGTGGATATTCCAACCGATTTTGAAGGCTGGTTCTTCTGTACCACTTTCAGAAAGTTTATATGGGTCATTCTTCAGCCTCTCTTTTATGCATTTCGACCTCTCTTCATCAACCCCAAACCAATTTCTTATCTGGAAATTATCAATACAGTGATCCAGATCACTTTTGACATTATAGTTTACTATGTTTTTGGAATTAAATCTTTATTCTACATGTTGGCAGCATCCTTACTTGGTCTAGGTTTGCACCCgatttctggacattttatagcTGAACATTACATGTTCTTAAAGGGACATGAAACTTACTCGTATTATGGCCCTCTGAATTTACTTACCTTCAATGTGGGTTACCATAACGAACACCATGACTTCCCCAACATTCCCGGAAAAAGCCTTCCCCTG GTGAGGAAAATCGCAGCCGAGTACTATGACAGCCTCCCCCACTACCAGTCCTGGATAAAAGTGCTCTATGACTTTGTGACAGATGACACCATAAGTCCCTACTCCAGGATGAAGAGGCATCAAAAAGGCGAGGTGGAACTGGAGTGA